A single window of Oncorhynchus gorbuscha isolate QuinsamMale2020 ecotype Even-year unplaced genomic scaffold, OgorEven_v1.0 Un_scaffold_2643, whole genome shotgun sequence DNA harbors:
- the LOC124026209 gene encoding phosphoribosyl pyrophosphate synthase-associated protein 2-like isoform X3 → MELCVMAYGCVTACARSVCGVLPYLPYSKQCKMRKRGSIVCKLIASLMCRAGLTHLITVDLHQKEIQGFFNIPVDNLRASPFLLQYIQEEIPDYHNAVIVAKSPSSAKRAQSLAERLRVSIAVIHGDAETDLLDGRHSPPTVRTTGCLPELPFCIPKEKHPITAVGDVAGRIAIIVDDIIDDAVGFVAAAEMLRERGAGPIIAMATHAILSADAPRILQESAISQVVVTNTIPHSSQKLQCCKIKTVDVSLILSEAVRRIHCGESMSCLFHNIGADD, encoded by the exons ATGGAGCTGTGTGTGATGGCGTATGGGTGCGTGACGGCGTGCGcgaggagtgtgtgtggtgtgctgcCGTACCTACCCTACAGTAAACAGTGTAAGATGAGGAAACGGGGATCCATCGTCTGTAAGCTGATCGCCTCTCTGATGTGCAGGGCAG gtctgaCCCATCTCATCACTGTGGATCTTCATCAGAAGGAGATTCAGGGCTTCTTCAACATCCCAGTAGACAACCTGAGAGCTTCTCCCTTCCTACTGCAGTACATACAGGAGGAG ATTCCAGACTACCATAATGCCGTCATCGTGGCCAAATCACCGTCCTCCGCTAAGAG GGCCCAGTCCCTCGCCGAGAGGTTGCGTGTGTCTATTGCTGTGATCCACGGTGATGCAGAGACGGACCTGCTGGACGGACGGCACTCTCCTCCGACAGTCAGAACCACCGGATGTCTACCTGAACTACCCT tctgtatcCCTAAGGAGAAGCATCCTATCACAGCCGTGGGAGATGTGGCCGGACGCATCGCCATCATCGTG gatGACATCATCGATGATGCAGTGGGTTTTGTGGCGGCAGCGGAGATGCTGAGGGAGAGGGGGGCGGGGCCGATCATCGCCATGGCAACACATGCCATCCTGTCTGCGGACGCTCCCAGAATCCTCCAGGAGTCAGCCATTAGTCAG gtGGTGGTAACCAACACGATTCCCCACTCGTCCCAGAAGCTCCAGTGCTGTAAGATAAAGACGGTTGATGTTTCTCTGATCCTGTCTGAAGCTGTACGGAGGATCCACTGTGGAGAGTCAATGTCTTGTCTGTTCCACAACATAGGAGCTGacgactga
- the LOC124026209 gene encoding phosphoribosyl pyrophosphate synthase-associated protein 2-like isoform X1: MELANRIAERLGVELGKTEVYQDSNGETRIQIQESVRGKDVYIIQTISPSVYTGYTWCTQDVNRCLMELCVMAYGCVTACARSVCGVLPYLPYSKQCKMRKRGSIVCKLIASLMCRAGLTHLITVDLHQKEIQGFFNIPVDNLRASPFLLQYIQEEIPDYHNAVIVAKSPSSAKRAQSLAERLRVSIAVIHGDAETDLLDGRHSPPTVRTTGCLPELPFCIPKEKHPITAVGDVAGRIAIIVDDIIDDAVGFVAAAEMLRERGAGPIIAMATHAILSADAPRILQESAISQVVVTNTIPHSSQKLQCCKIKTVDVSLILSEAVRRIHCGESMSCLFHNIGADD; encoded by the exons ATGGAGCTGGCCAATAGGATCGCAGA gagaCTGGGAGTAGAGCTGGGGAAGACTGAAGTATACCAGGATTCTAATggag AAACGCGTATCCAGATCCAGGAGTCGGTCAGAGGGAAAGACGTCTACATCATCCAGACCATCTCACCGTCAGTTTATACAGGATACACCTGGTGTACACA ggatgTGAACCGGTGCCTGATGGAGCTGTGTGTGATGGCGTATGGGTGCGTGACGGCGTGCGcgaggagtgtgtgtggtgtgctgcCGTACCTACCCTACAGTAAACAGTGTAAGATGAGGAAACGGGGATCCATCGTCTGTAAGCTGATCGCCTCTCTGATGTGCAGGGCAG gtctgaCCCATCTCATCACTGTGGATCTTCATCAGAAGGAGATTCAGGGCTTCTTCAACATCCCAGTAGACAACCTGAGAGCTTCTCCCTTCCTACTGCAGTACATACAGGAGGAG ATTCCAGACTACCATAATGCCGTCATCGTGGCCAAATCACCGTCCTCCGCTAAGAG GGCCCAGTCCCTCGCCGAGAGGTTGCGTGTGTCTATTGCTGTGATCCACGGTGATGCAGAGACGGACCTGCTGGACGGACGGCACTCTCCTCCGACAGTCAGAACCACCGGATGTCTACCTGAACTACCCT tctgtatcCCTAAGGAGAAGCATCCTATCACAGCCGTGGGAGATGTGGCCGGACGCATCGCCATCATCGTG gatGACATCATCGATGATGCAGTGGGTTTTGTGGCGGCAGCGGAGATGCTGAGGGAGAGGGGGGCGGGGCCGATCATCGCCATGGCAACACATGCCATCCTGTCTGCGGACGCTCCCAGAATCCTCCAGGAGTCAGCCATTAGTCAG gtGGTGGTAACCAACACGATTCCCCACTCGTCCCAGAAGCTCCAGTGCTGTAAGATAAAGACGGTTGATGTTTCTCTGATCCTGTCTGAAGCTGTACGGAGGATCCACTGTGGAGAGTCAATGTCTTGTCTGTTCCACAACATAGGAGCTGacgactga
- the LOC124026209 gene encoding phosphoribosyl pyrophosphate synthase-associated protein 2-like isoform X2, protein MELANRIAERLGVELGKTEVYQDSNGETRIQIQESVRGKDVYIIQTISPDVNRCLMELCVMAYGCVTACARSVCGVLPYLPYSKQCKMRKRGSIVCKLIASLMCRAGLTHLITVDLHQKEIQGFFNIPVDNLRASPFLLQYIQEEIPDYHNAVIVAKSPSSAKRAQSLAERLRVSIAVIHGDAETDLLDGRHSPPTVRTTGCLPELPFCIPKEKHPITAVGDVAGRIAIIVDDIIDDAVGFVAAAEMLRERGAGPIIAMATHAILSADAPRILQESAISQVVVTNTIPHSSQKLQCCKIKTVDVSLILSEAVRRIHCGESMSCLFHNIGADD, encoded by the exons ATGGAGCTGGCCAATAGGATCGCAGA gagaCTGGGAGTAGAGCTGGGGAAGACTGAAGTATACCAGGATTCTAATggag AAACGCGTATCCAGATCCAGGAGTCGGTCAGAGGGAAAGACGTCTACATCATCCAGACCATCTCACC ggatgTGAACCGGTGCCTGATGGAGCTGTGTGTGATGGCGTATGGGTGCGTGACGGCGTGCGcgaggagtgtgtgtggtgtgctgcCGTACCTACCCTACAGTAAACAGTGTAAGATGAGGAAACGGGGATCCATCGTCTGTAAGCTGATCGCCTCTCTGATGTGCAGGGCAG gtctgaCCCATCTCATCACTGTGGATCTTCATCAGAAGGAGATTCAGGGCTTCTTCAACATCCCAGTAGACAACCTGAGAGCTTCTCCCTTCCTACTGCAGTACATACAGGAGGAG ATTCCAGACTACCATAATGCCGTCATCGTGGCCAAATCACCGTCCTCCGCTAAGAG GGCCCAGTCCCTCGCCGAGAGGTTGCGTGTGTCTATTGCTGTGATCCACGGTGATGCAGAGACGGACCTGCTGGACGGACGGCACTCTCCTCCGACAGTCAGAACCACCGGATGTCTACCTGAACTACCCT tctgtatcCCTAAGGAGAAGCATCCTATCACAGCCGTGGGAGATGTGGCCGGACGCATCGCCATCATCGTG gatGACATCATCGATGATGCAGTGGGTTTTGTGGCGGCAGCGGAGATGCTGAGGGAGAGGGGGGCGGGGCCGATCATCGCCATGGCAACACATGCCATCCTGTCTGCGGACGCTCCCAGAATCCTCCAGGAGTCAGCCATTAGTCAG gtGGTGGTAACCAACACGATTCCCCACTCGTCCCAGAAGCTCCAGTGCTGTAAGATAAAGACGGTTGATGTTTCTCTGATCCTGTCTGAAGCTGTACGGAGGATCCACTGTGGAGAGTCAATGTCTTGTCTGTTCCACAACATAGGAGCTGacgactga